In the Mycolicibacter sp. MU0102 genome, one interval contains:
- a CDS encoding class I SAM-dependent methyltransferase, whose protein sequence is MTSTDPTPNPHATAEQVEAARHDSKLAQVLYHDWEAEQYDEKWSISYDERCIDYARGRFDAIVPAAERAGEAPLYDRALELGCGTGFFLLNLMQSGVARRGSVTDLSPGMVKVATRNGQALGLDVDGRVADAEGIPYEDNTFDLVVGHAVLHHIPDVELSLREVVRVLKPGGRFIFAGEPTTVGNFYARRLADLTWKTTVAAMKLPGMGSWRRPQEELDENSRAAALEWIVDLHTFEPRDLERMATNAGAADVQTASEEFTAAMLGWPVRTFESTVPPGKLGWGWARFAFGSWTTLSWVDANIWRRVVPKGWFYNLMITGVKPS, encoded by the coding sequence ATGACGAGCACGGACCCGACGCCGAACCCGCACGCCACCGCCGAGCAGGTAGAGGCCGCGCGGCATGACAGCAAGCTCGCTCAGGTGCTCTATCACGACTGGGAGGCCGAGCAGTACGACGAGAAGTGGTCGATCTCCTACGACGAGCGCTGTATCGACTACGCCCGGGGCCGCTTCGACGCGATCGTGCCGGCGGCTGAGCGGGCCGGGGAAGCGCCGCTGTATGACCGGGCACTCGAACTGGGCTGCGGCACCGGATTCTTCCTGCTCAACCTGATGCAGTCCGGCGTAGCGCGACGCGGCTCGGTCACCGACCTGTCGCCGGGCATGGTCAAGGTCGCCACCCGCAACGGTCAGGCCCTCGGCCTGGACGTCGACGGTCGGGTCGCCGACGCCGAGGGCATCCCGTATGAGGACAACACCTTCGACCTGGTGGTCGGCCACGCGGTGCTGCACCACATCCCCGACGTCGAACTCTCGCTGCGCGAGGTGGTCCGGGTGCTCAAGCCCGGTGGGCGGTTCATCTTCGCCGGCGAGCCCACCACGGTCGGCAACTTCTACGCCCGGCGGCTGGCCGATCTGACCTGGAAGACCACGGTCGCGGCGATGAAGCTGCCCGGAATGGGCTCCTGGCGCCGGCCGCAGGAAGAGCTCGACGAGAACTCCCGCGCCGCTGCCCTCGAGTGGATCGTGGACCTGCACACCTTCGAGCCGCGCGACCTGGAGCGGATGGCGACCAACGCCGGCGCCGCCGACGTGCAGACCGCCAGCGAAGAGTTCACCGCCGCTATGCTGGGCTGGCCCGTCCGCACCTTCGAGTCGACGGTCCCGCCGGGCAAGCTCGGCTGGGGCTGGGCGCGGTTCGCCTTCGGCAGCTGGACGACCCTGAGCTGGGTGGACGCCAACATCTGGCGCCGGGTGGTGCCCAAGGGCTGGTTCTACAACCTGATGATCACCGGGGTTAAGCCGTCCTGA
- a CDS encoding histidine phosphatase family protein produces the protein MDMKRAVNRTWITAGITLVGLGAATVTPMAPEPSAASVVDIALTADAEQITLDLVRHGQSTDDLNNILGTLPPGAPLTDAGVQQANAVAQAIQQAFPNGISGIYASELIRTQETADPLAQALMMDVQILAGLNEVGAGMFEGQPRDLVTEIGYFAPMAAWVLGFVLVPEIGGINGVQFDDQVGGAIDTIYNNTIAGDGPLADVAYTSGGVIAIWTLMNVNNPPILLLLQQLLETLGPPPNAGQAILQGSPTDGWTMVSWDGTPVPATPDLFTGLFADVRDLIVAPQVAAWHVWEAIQGGDSADITSALQTGFNDVLATFTAFPQAVIDTITGALGDSTGSAADSMADGLVGAI, from the coding sequence ATGGACATGAAGCGAGCCGTCAACCGTACGTGGATAACCGCCGGCATCACGCTGGTCGGTCTCGGGGCTGCCACCGTCACACCGATGGCGCCCGAGCCGTCCGCAGCGTCTGTCGTCGACATCGCGCTCACCGCGGATGCCGAGCAGATCACCCTGGACCTGGTGCGGCACGGGCAATCGACCGACGATCTGAACAACATCCTCGGCACGCTCCCACCAGGGGCCCCGCTGACCGATGCAGGCGTCCAGCAGGCGAACGCCGTCGCCCAGGCCATTCAGCAGGCTTTCCCGAACGGCATCTCCGGTATCTATGCCTCGGAGCTCATCCGGACCCAGGAGACGGCCGACCCGCTGGCCCAAGCATTGATGATGGACGTGCAGATCCTCGCGGGACTCAACGAGGTGGGCGCCGGCATGTTCGAAGGCCAGCCCCGCGACCTGGTGACCGAGATCGGCTACTTCGCGCCGATGGCGGCGTGGGTCCTCGGCTTCGTGCTGGTGCCGGAGATCGGCGGCATCAACGGCGTGCAGTTCGACGACCAGGTCGGCGGTGCCATCGACACCATCTACAACAACACCATCGCCGGTGACGGCCCGCTGGCCGACGTGGCGTACACCAGCGGCGGAGTGATCGCCATCTGGACGTTGATGAACGTCAACAACCCGCCCATCTTGCTGCTTCTGCAGCAGTTGCTCGAGACGCTCGGGCCACCCCCCAATGCGGGCCAAGCCATCTTGCAGGGCAGTCCCACCGACGGCTGGACGATGGTCAGCTGGGACGGGACGCCAGTCCCAGCGACCCCGGATCTGTTCACCGGCTTGTTCGCCGACGTCCGAGACCTGATCGTCGCGCCGCAGGTGGCCGCCTGGCACGTCTGGGAGGCCATCCAGGGCGGCGATTCCGCCGACATCACCAGTGCGCTACAGACCGGCTTCAACGACGTGCTCGCGACGTTCACCGCCTTCCCGCAGGCTGTGATCGACACCATCACCGGCGCCCTGGGCGACAGCACCGGCTCAGCCGCCGACTCGATGGCCGACGGTTTGGTGGGAGCGATCTGA
- a CDS encoding histidine phosphatase family protein: protein MYQTRPWITAGVALVGAGLVAAGPVAPIAGSLPTVALPNIQLTAADIVLDLVRHGQSTENVSDYVGTTPPGAPLTDLGQQQAIDVGNSLYNGGDNNIGGVYASDFLRAQQTAWPLIQLLTGNPIDPANFPGGPTPLLEPDQILSGLGEINAGWLEGQTGTIPGLLYLLPTIAWMTGNYWVPMLGSDINPNGMAFQDNYSGAIQTIYDASTADADGTGTDVAFSHGAAIMAWTMMNVDNPDWGLFLQTLSGDRGLPNTGQVVVEGNPTDGWTLVSWNGTEVAQDPGLLTGLFVDWRDLITAPQMAGWHIWEAILGGDPSDILAALQTGFSDVFSALVEFPQAVIDTITGAFGDAGVSGSADAWGDLLGALAI, encoded by the coding sequence ATGTACCAAACCCGCCCGTGGATCACCGCCGGAGTGGCGCTCGTCGGCGCCGGCCTCGTGGCTGCCGGCCCGGTGGCTCCGATAGCCGGGTCGCTGCCCACCGTCGCTTTGCCCAACATCCAGTTGACCGCCGCGGACATCGTGCTGGATCTGGTCCGGCACGGGCAGTCGACGGAAAACGTGTCGGACTACGTCGGCACGACGCCCCCGGGCGCGCCGCTCACCGACCTGGGGCAGCAACAGGCCATCGATGTCGGGAACAGCCTCTACAACGGGGGCGACAACAACATCGGCGGGGTGTACGCCTCGGACTTCCTGCGCGCTCAGCAGACGGCCTGGCCGCTGATCCAGTTGCTGACCGGAAATCCCATTGATCCGGCCAACTTCCCGGGTGGACCGACACCGCTGCTCGAGCCCGACCAGATCCTGTCCGGGCTCGGCGAGATCAACGCCGGGTGGCTGGAAGGGCAGACCGGCACCATCCCCGGCCTCCTCTACCTCCTGCCCACCATCGCGTGGATGACCGGGAACTACTGGGTGCCGATGCTCGGCTCGGACATCAACCCCAACGGAATGGCGTTCCAGGACAACTACAGTGGCGCCATTCAGACGATCTACGACGCCAGCACGGCAGACGCCGACGGCACCGGGACCGATGTGGCCTTCTCGCACGGCGCGGCGATCATGGCGTGGACGATGATGAACGTCGACAACCCCGATTGGGGGCTGTTCTTGCAGACGCTGTCCGGCGACCGCGGGCTACCCAACACCGGCCAGGTCGTGGTCGAGGGCAACCCCACCGACGGCTGGACCCTGGTCAGCTGGAACGGCACCGAGGTTGCGCAGGACCCGGGCCTGCTCACCGGGCTGTTCGTCGACTGGCGTGACCTGATCACCGCGCCGCAGATGGCCGGCTGGCACATCTGGGAGGCCATCCTGGGTGGCGACCCCTCCGACATCTTGGCTGCGCTGCAGACCGGCTTCAGCGACGTGTTCTCGGCGCTGGTGGAGTTCCCGCAGGCAGTGATCGACACCATCACCGGTGCGTTCGGCGATGCCGGAGTCAGTGGCTCGGCCGACGCGTGGGGCGATCTGCTGGGCGCTCTGGCGATCTAG
- a CDS encoding phosphoglycerate mutase family protein, whose translation MQSPAIRPWTTAAVALLGAGAVAAGPVVMPQAGAVAVDFLLAAQDITLDLVRHGESSDNAGGILGTTPPGAPLTLIGQQQADAVAPLIDAAFPGGLAGIYASEFIRAQDTAQPLADLLGADVSILAGLNEINAGWFEGQDLNILTEIAYALPTFMWALGQYWVPMLGSTIDPNGAAFNDRVTEAIDAIYNNTVSDEENPLADAVFAHAGTISIWTLMNVKNPDFGLVLTELLDSHSPLANTGQVVIEGNPTDGWTLVSWAGHEVSATPDLLTGLFVDWRDLNVAPQIATWHILEALQGGDQAEIAAALQTGFDQVLGAITAFPQAVLDTITGALGS comes from the coding sequence ATGCAGTCACCTGCCATCCGCCCCTGGACCACCGCGGCCGTCGCACTGCTGGGCGCGGGTGCCGTTGCGGCCGGCCCGGTCGTGATGCCGCAGGCCGGAGCCGTGGCAGTGGACTTCCTGCTGGCCGCCCAGGACATCACGCTCGACCTGGTGCGCCACGGCGAGTCGTCGGACAACGCCGGGGGAATCCTGGGCACCACCCCGCCGGGTGCTCCGCTCACCCTGATCGGGCAGCAACAGGCGGATGCGGTGGCTCCGTTGATCGATGCGGCATTCCCGGGCGGGCTCGCCGGCATTTACGCGTCGGAGTTCATTCGCGCGCAGGACACCGCGCAGCCGCTGGCTGATCTGCTGGGAGCGGACGTCTCGATCCTCGCCGGGCTCAACGAGATCAATGCGGGATGGTTCGAAGGGCAGGATCTCAACATCCTCACCGAGATCGCCTACGCCCTACCGACTTTCATGTGGGCCTTGGGCCAGTACTGGGTGCCGATGCTGGGATCGACCATCGACCCCAACGGCGCGGCGTTCAACGACCGTGTCACCGAGGCGATCGACGCCATCTACAACAACACCGTCTCTGACGAGGAGAACCCGCTCGCCGACGCGGTGTTCGCCCACGCCGGAACGATCTCGATCTGGACCTTGATGAACGTCAAGAACCCCGACTTCGGGCTGGTCCTCACCGAACTGCTCGACAGTCACAGTCCGCTGGCCAACACCGGCCAGGTTGTCATCGAGGGCAACCCCACCGACGGCTGGACGCTGGTCAGCTGGGCCGGTCACGAGGTGTCGGCGACGCCGGATCTGCTGACCGGGCTGTTCGTCGATTGGCGGGACCTCAACGTCGCGCCGCAGATCGCGACGTGGCACATCCTGGAGGCGTTGCAGGGCGGGGACCAGGCCGAGATCGCTGCCGCCCTACAGACCGGTTTCGACCAGGTTCTCGGGGCCATCACCGCGTTCCCGCAGGCTGTGCTCGACACCATCACCGGCGCGCTGGGCAGCTAG
- a CDS encoding enoyl-CoA hydratase: MSEFVSVHTSAEEPRVATLVISRAPTNAMTRQVYREIVAAAAEVSARDDVAAVVLYGGHEIFCAGDDVPELRTLIAAEAQVFARVRHDAVQAVAAISKPTVAAITGYALGSGLALALAADWRISGDNVKFGATEILAGLAPDGGGLARLARTIGASRAKELAYSGRFFDAEEALALGLVDDMVAPDGVYEAAIAWARRFIDTPAQALAAAKISIDSIETEPPADRAAADQRRYGELFAAGVGPAGEGS, from the coding sequence ATGAGCGAATTCGTATCGGTGCACACCTCAGCCGAGGAGCCCCGGGTGGCCACCCTGGTGATCTCCCGGGCACCGACCAATGCCATGACCCGGCAGGTCTACCGGGAGATCGTCGCGGCCGCGGCCGAGGTGTCGGCACGCGACGACGTCGCCGCTGTGGTGCTCTACGGGGGCCACGAGATCTTTTGCGCCGGTGACGATGTGCCCGAACTGCGCACGCTGATCGCGGCCGAGGCGCAGGTCTTCGCCCGCGTTCGCCACGATGCCGTGCAGGCGGTGGCGGCAATCAGTAAGCCGACGGTGGCGGCGATCACCGGCTACGCGCTGGGCAGTGGTCTGGCACTGGCGCTGGCCGCGGACTGGCGAATCAGCGGCGACAACGTCAAGTTCGGAGCGACCGAGATTCTGGCCGGCCTGGCTCCCGATGGTGGCGGACTGGCTCGTCTGGCCCGAACCATCGGAGCCAGCCGCGCCAAGGAATTGGCCTACAGCGGCCGGTTCTTCGACGCCGAAGAGGCGCTGGCCCTGGGACTGGTCGACGACATGGTCGCACCCGACGGTGTCTACGAGGCCGCGATCGCCTGGGCTCGCCGTTTCATTGACACCCCGGCGCAGGCGCTGGCTGCGGCCAAGATCTCCATCGACTCCATCGAGACTGAGCCGCCGGCAGACCGGGCCGCCGCCGACCAACGCCGCTACGGTGAGCTGTTCGCCGCCGGCGTCGGCCCCGCGGGGGAAGGCTCTTAG
- a CDS encoding NUDIX hydrolase: MNEPQPPLPTRPAATVMLVREDAEGGQGLDVFLMRRHAAMEFAAGVMVFPGGGVDDRDRSTEIAWHGPEPTWWAQRFGVDVELAAALVCAAARETFEESGVLFAGPADDPDRLVSDASVYAESRRALNAGELSFADFLRTEHLVLHAELLRPWANWVTPEAERTRRYDTYFFVGALPVGQRADGENTESDRAGWLTPEAAIDDFAAGNSFLLPPTWTQLDSLIGRSIEAVMAVERQIVVVQPDLARRGDNWEIEFFNSDRYNAARGKRWPG, translated from the coding sequence ATGAACGAACCCCAGCCACCTTTGCCGACGCGACCTGCCGCGACGGTGATGCTGGTACGCGAGGACGCCGAAGGCGGGCAGGGCCTCGACGTGTTCCTGATGCGCCGCCACGCCGCGATGGAGTTCGCCGCCGGCGTGATGGTGTTTCCCGGCGGTGGCGTCGATGACCGTGACCGCAGCACCGAGATCGCCTGGCACGGGCCGGAGCCGACGTGGTGGGCGCAGCGTTTCGGAGTCGATGTCGAGCTGGCCGCGGCCCTGGTGTGCGCGGCCGCACGCGAGACGTTCGAGGAATCCGGGGTGCTGTTCGCCGGCCCCGCCGATGATCCGGACCGGCTCGTCTCCGATGCGTCGGTGTACGCCGAGTCTCGGCGAGCGCTGAACGCCGGCGAGCTGTCGTTCGCCGACTTTCTGCGCACCGAGCATCTGGTGCTGCACGCCGAGCTGCTGCGGCCCTGGGCGAACTGGGTGACTCCGGAGGCCGAGCGCACCCGCCGCTACGACACCTATTTCTTTGTGGGCGCACTGCCGGTCGGGCAGCGCGCGGACGGCGAGAACACCGAATCCGACCGAGCCGGCTGGCTCACGCCCGAAGCCGCGATCGACGACTTCGCGGCCGGGAACAGCTTCTTGCTGCCGCCGACCTGGACGCAGCTGGATTCGCTCATCGGCCGCAGCATCGAGGCCGTGATGGCGGTGGAACGGCAGATCGTGGTGGTGCAGCCGGACCTGGCGCGCCGCGGCGACAACTGGGAGATCGAGTTCTTCAACTCCGACCGCTACAACGCAGCGCGCGGGAAGCGGTGGCCCGGATGA
- a CDS encoding ABC transporter ATP-binding protein, producing MRHDRAVPDTGRSAPATGADQDLLIHFEGISLCRDGRSLVGPLDWSVELDERWVIIGPNGAGKTSLLRIAAATEHPSSGVAYVLGEQLGRVDTTELRARVGLSSSSLAQRIPGGETVSDLVISAGYAVLGRWRERYDAVDHERAVDLLESLGAEHLADRTYGTLSEGERKRVLIARALMTDPELLLLDEPAAGLDLGGREELVARLGDLAADPDAPAIVLVTHHVEEIPIGFSHCLLLAEGRAVAAGLLEDVLTAENLSATFGQSIALDVIDGRYFARRTRSRAAHRRRA from the coding sequence ATACGGCACGATAGGGCCGTGCCCGATACCGGACGTTCCGCTCCCGCAACCGGGGCCGATCAGGATCTGTTGATCCACTTCGAGGGCATTTCGCTGTGCCGTGACGGGCGCTCTCTGGTGGGGCCGCTGGACTGGTCGGTCGAACTCGACGAACGCTGGGTGATCATCGGTCCCAACGGGGCGGGCAAGACGTCGTTGTTGCGGATCGCGGCCGCCACCGAACACCCGTCCTCGGGTGTGGCGTACGTGTTGGGCGAACAGCTGGGCCGGGTGGACACCACCGAGCTGCGGGCCCGAGTGGGCCTGAGTTCCTCCTCGCTGGCGCAGCGGATCCCAGGCGGGGAAACGGTCAGCGACCTGGTCATCTCGGCCGGCTATGCGGTGCTGGGACGGTGGCGGGAACGTTACGACGCCGTCGACCACGAGCGGGCGGTCGACCTGTTGGAGAGCCTGGGAGCCGAGCACCTGGCCGATCGCACCTACGGAACGCTGTCCGAAGGTGAGCGCAAGCGGGTGCTGATCGCCCGCGCCCTGATGACCGACCCGGAGCTGCTGCTGCTCGACGAGCCGGCGGCCGGTTTGGACCTGGGCGGGCGCGAGGAGCTGGTGGCGCGGCTGGGGGATCTGGCCGCCGACCCGGACGCTCCGGCGATCGTGCTGGTCACTCACCATGTCGAGGAGATCCCGATCGGATTCAGTCACTGCCTGCTGCTCGCCGAGGGCCGCGCGGTGGCTGCCGGCCTGCTCGAGGACGTGCTCACAGCCGAGAACCTGTCGGCCACGTTCGGCCAGTCGATCGCCCTGGATGTCATCGACGGGCGCTACTTCGCGCGCCGGACCCGTAGTCGAGCAGCCCACCGGAGGCGCGCATGA
- a CDS encoding PE-PPE domain-containing protein codes for MVRISSAVAVGLVSAGLICPSPAGATVPAVQAVQLTGAGVPLGGGTALIMGGSGMPTPGPGYADLVNELYLAPLGFTGTTQILSTPETLYPFLGAFTGTFDSSVDEGSQILEAAILDQIAGGHVDADNPVVVFGWSQSAVISSLLMQQLADQGVPSDYVHFVLIGNESLPNGGMLSRFDLPTGTYPELPSVGMTFSGAAPANLFPTTVYTNEYDGFANFPQYPLNFLSTINAVMGIIFAHTTYLGLSPEDIANAVLLPTSSPDLLTDYYMIPSSTLPLLAPLQLLPYIGNPLVDLLDPALRVLVNLGYGNIEHGWSPEFADTPTGIGVLPDFSVLQQVPQALFDGVQKGITDAFNTLMDPANYVYSLPEWAEQLTSMGGIMDGGETSFGVTVPTTWDDLFGSFPPHTGYPPLDMLSALLFTLPEYSYNVFMSEIADGDLLDAIGIPLAATAGLLPLALIGALL; via the coding sequence ATGGTCCGTATTTCCAGTGCTGTCGCAGTCGGGCTTGTCAGTGCCGGTCTCATCTGTCCCTCCCCTGCGGGCGCCACGGTGCCGGCAGTTCAGGCGGTCCAGCTCACCGGCGCCGGCGTGCCGCTGGGCGGCGGGACCGCGCTGATCATGGGCGGCAGCGGCATGCCGACGCCCGGCCCCGGCTACGCGGATCTGGTCAACGAGCTCTACCTGGCGCCGCTCGGCTTCACCGGCACCACCCAGATCCTGAGCACCCCCGAAACGCTGTACCCCTTCCTGGGCGCGTTCACCGGGACTTTCGACAGTTCGGTGGATGAAGGCAGCCAGATCCTGGAGGCCGCGATCCTCGACCAGATCGCCGGCGGTCACGTCGACGCCGACAACCCGGTCGTGGTGTTCGGTTGGTCGCAAAGCGCGGTGATCTCGTCGCTACTCATGCAACAACTCGCCGACCAGGGCGTGCCCAGCGACTACGTGCACTTCGTGCTGATCGGCAACGAGAGTCTTCCTAACGGCGGAATGCTGTCCCGCTTCGACCTTCCCACAGGTACGTATCCGGAACTGCCCAGCGTCGGAATGACATTCAGTGGCGCAGCGCCCGCCAATCTTTTCCCCACCACGGTCTACACCAACGAGTACGACGGTTTCGCCAATTTTCCGCAGTATCCGCTCAACTTCTTGTCCACGATCAACGCCGTGATGGGCATCATCTTCGCGCACACGACCTACCTGGGGCTCAGTCCCGAGGACATCGCAAACGCGGTGCTCCTTCCGACGTCGAGCCCCGATCTGTTGACCGACTACTACATGATCCCCTCCAGCACGTTGCCGCTACTGGCTCCGCTGCAGCTGCTGCCCTACATCGGCAACCCGCTGGTCGATCTGCTTGATCCGGCACTGCGAGTGCTGGTGAATCTGGGATACGGCAACATCGAGCACGGCTGGAGCCCGGAATTCGCCGACACCCCCACCGGCATCGGAGTCCTGCCCGACTTCAGTGTCCTGCAGCAGGTTCCGCAAGCCCTGTTCGATGGCGTGCAGAAGGGCATCACCGACGCCTTCAACACCTTGATGGACCCGGCCAACTACGTCTACTCACTGCCGGAGTGGGCCGAACAGTTGACGAGCATGGGCGGCATCATGGACGGCGGAGAGACCTCCTTCGGCGTCACCGTGCCCACCACGTGGGATGACCTCTTCGGATCGTTCCCGCCGCATACGGGCTACCCGCCGCTGGACATGCTCAGCGCCTTGCTGTTCACGCTGCCCGAATACAGCTACAACGTCTTCATGTCCGAGATCGCTGACGGCGACCTCCTCGACGCCATCGGGATACCGCTCGCCGCCACCGCCGGGCTCCTGCCGTTGGCGTTGATCGGGGCGTTGCTGTAA
- the serB gene encoding phosphoserine phosphatase SerB: MSTPKVPVLITVTGVDQPGVTSALFEVLSRYQVELLNVEQVVVRGRLTLGVLVSVEPEVADGPAFADEVTTAIRGVGLDVTIERSDDAPIIAAPSTHRIVVLGRPVAATALGALAHEIAEIDANIDMIRGVSDYPVTGLELRVSVPVGAAGQLQSALSKVAAEQQVDVAFQDASLSRRTKRLIVFDVDSTLIQGEVIEMLADRAGAGDAVAAITEAAMRGELDFAESLHHRVSTLAGLPATVVDEVAEQIELTPGARTTVRTLRRLGFKCGVVSGGFRQVIEPLAAELQLDFVAANELEIVDGKLTGRVIGPVVDRAGKADSLREFAAQAGVPLEQTVAVGDGANDIDMLSTAGLGVAFNAKPALREVADASLSYPYLDTVLFLLGVTRAEIEAADAHDGVLRRVEIPPG, encoded by the coding sequence GTGAGCACGCCCAAGGTGCCGGTGTTGATCACCGTCACCGGTGTCGATCAGCCCGGCGTGACGTCGGCCCTCTTCGAGGTGCTGTCGCGCTACCAGGTGGAGTTGCTCAACGTCGAACAGGTCGTGGTCCGCGGTCGCCTCACGCTGGGCGTGCTGGTGTCCGTAGAGCCGGAGGTGGCTGACGGGCCGGCGTTCGCCGACGAAGTCACCACCGCGATTCGCGGTGTGGGACTTGACGTCACGATCGAGCGCAGCGATGACGCGCCGATCATCGCGGCGCCCTCCACCCACCGCATCGTGGTCTTGGGACGGCCGGTGGCCGCCACAGCCCTGGGGGCCCTGGCACACGAGATCGCGGAGATCGACGCCAACATCGACATGATCCGCGGCGTTTCCGACTACCCGGTGACGGGGCTGGAACTGCGGGTTTCGGTTCCGGTGGGTGCCGCTGGCCAGTTGCAGTCCGCGCTGAGCAAAGTCGCCGCCGAGCAGCAGGTCGACGTGGCGTTCCAAGATGCCAGCCTGTCGCGCCGGACCAAACGCCTGATCGTGTTCGACGTCGACTCCACCCTGATTCAGGGCGAGGTCATCGAGATGCTGGCCGATCGAGCCGGTGCCGGGGACGCGGTCGCCGCGATCACCGAGGCCGCGATGCGTGGCGAACTCGACTTCGCCGAATCGCTGCACCATCGGGTGTCCACCCTGGCTGGCCTGCCCGCCACTGTCGTCGACGAGGTGGCCGAACAGATCGAGCTGACTCCCGGTGCCCGCACCACAGTGCGCACGCTGCGCCGCCTCGGCTTCAAATGCGGGGTGGTGTCCGGCGGCTTCCGGCAGGTGATCGAGCCGCTGGCGGCTGAGCTACAGCTGGACTTCGTGGCAGCCAACGAGCTCGAGATCGTCGACGGCAAACTCACCGGCCGGGTGATCGGTCCGGTGGTGGACCGGGCCGGCAAGGCAGACTCGTTGCGGGAGTTCGCCGCCCAGGCGGGAGTGCCGCTGGAGCAGACCGTGGCGGTCGGAGACGGCGCCAATGACATCGACATGCTGTCCACGGCGGGCCTGGGTGTGGCGTTCAACGCCAAGCCGGCGTTGCGCGAGGTGGCCGATGCCTCGCTGAGCTACCCGTATCTGGACACGGTGCTGTTCCTGCTCGGGGTCACCCGCGCAGAGATCGAGGCCGCCGACGCACACGACGGCGTGCTGCGCCGCGTCGAGATCCCGCCGGGCTAG